In Anoplopoma fimbria isolate UVic2021 breed Golden Eagle Sablefish chromosome 7, Afim_UVic_2022, whole genome shotgun sequence, the DNA window GACACTTAAGCTGTCCAGAGTATTTGGGCCAGGAGGTGACTAAAGGAACTTTTGAACAGACCTAATGGGCCTTGATTGCCAAGAAGAGTTCCTTTGTTGACCACAGGGGCAGAGTTTCCCACATGACTGCATTTATCCATCCAGTGTGGCACTTGGGCCAACTAGGTTGACTGGAGGGGCATTTGACCCAACCAGTCCAGCTCTTGGACCAACAAGAGGGGTTTCGGCAAAACAGAATGGCTGACCAGAAGAGCACTTTTGCCATCTGGGGTGATTAGAAAGGCATGACTGGAATTACCAGTTGGACACTTGGATGGACAAACCACAAGGACCCTAATAATAATGCCCAGAGGGGCTTTTGGCCCACTTGAGGGCATTTAGGCAAACCAGTGGACACTTGATCTGAGCAGAATGGCACTTGTCGACAACAGAGGTGACTAGACGGACATTTTGACTAACAAAAGAGAAGTTCTTGGGATGATGATAGACCCATTTTGGCCCACCAGGAGGGCATTGACCAAAGGCACTTTTGGGTCTACTTTATGTCAGAGTGCCATGGGGAAGCACTCTGACTTCTTCttttggaaataaatatatttacatatatataaataagtgtCTCAATAGGGTATAAACGTGgttcaaacattttcaaaaagggaattttaagaaaaaactcaaaaggGCAAATATGTATCCTCACTAAGACGTATTTTTCCACCCACATTGACAGTGCTGTATTTCCATTCTTGTGGTAACTTTacattcaaactgtttttgaaattcttctctttgttaggttctgtctcctcacctgaaATAGATATTTACAAAGCCAGCAATGGATTTCTGTTAGAGTGTAAATGTAATGGCTGGTATCCAGAGCCGGAGGTGTTGTGGCTGGACGCTGAGGGaaacctcctctctgctggacctacagagacagtcagaggtCCTGATGACCTCTATactgtcagcagcagagtgactgTGGAGAAGAGACACAGCAACAGCTTCACCTGTAGAGTCCAACAGAAGAACACCAACCAgaccagagagacacacatcaGTCTATCAGGtagaatacatatttttgagTCATTGGTGTCATCAGTTTTTTAGTTACAGACAGTTGTAGGCTGTAACTAAGAGTCAGTCTAGTTATCTTAACACTGTTAACAGTATGttatgtgttttctattttcagCTGATCTCTTTAAGGCCCAGTCTAGTTCTGCTATTCGCATTTCCATCTGCTTGGCTGTGTGCATCGTGGCTGTTGTTGCAGTTGTAGTTGCTCTGTGGAAATGgggacaaaacaaaagtaagtTTGGAATTCATTGTTCTtcttttaaagccttttttttcatctcttgcatggttattttacatttattatgttaAGAGTGTCGGGCTAAAGAGGGATGAGAACCACTTGATGCGATCTGATCCTCTGTGTCATCCAGTGCAAATGTTGAACATACAAACTGTTGGTATTATACCGCTGATACCAAGGCCCCTCGTCgtcttcaaattaaaagtatcAGTCCGGAGCACAGTTGTTCCTCAGACTCACAGGCTAAGCTAACATCTATAACTATTAGTTGATTTGGACGTCAAgtttcatgcaaaaataaaacttgcTTGTTCCTAAATTAGAgggtttttttatctttttttatggtttttgttGGTGACCACACACATAATCATAGCACAAAGCTAGAAGAAAACAGTTCCGTTACATTCATGGTTTAgtgatgattattatttctTATGGTAGTCGTTAACACAGATTAAAGTCAGTTGACTGGATTAATTCCCCCCTAAATAGTTTATGACTCCATTATCCTGCCATCTGAAGCAGAAGTATTTTAGTTGAGTTAGTTAGTTTTACTGCTATACTTCACATCACAGCACTTTTTCTGCTTAAAACGTAAAACAGGCTCTAACTTCAAACTTAACAAGCGTCTCTTGTATTTACATAGAAACCACGGACCCCAGCACAGAACTTCAGCTTCTGATGGAGggagatgaagacagacagaagccCAGGACcgaaagagagaaaattgtgTTTCTGGACAAGACCAAAGTAAAACTTGAAGAGGACTTACAGAACAATGAGGGAGAACTGCAACATGTACAACAGGTGATAACAACGCTGATGGACCAGAAGAAAGATCTGaagaaccagagagagaaactcACCTCACAACAGCAGGAGAACAAGACAAAGATAGAAGagtacaagaagaagaaaaccccaaaaacagacaaagacaacaaaatgaGGAAGCGTGAAATAACCCTACATAATctggagaagagggagaacGAACACAAGGAACTGTTACAGAACACAGAGAAACTACTGGAGTCAACAGAGGAGATGattaataaaatgacagaaaggaAAGGGAAACTAGAGAGAGATaaggaaaaactaaataaactcctgaaagagactgaaagagagagagaggagattgAGAAGAAACTTCAGTCCGAGCAGtctgagagagaagaggaaataaatcaTCCAATGATGACGGCATGAAcatttataatattgtatatgttCATTTTTGATCTCTAGTCATTCAGTAATTTACCTGGTTGCTGAATGAACTTGAAATTCAGTTTAAAGCTCCAAGTGTGTTCATTCTATAGAACTTTTATCTCACCATTGTGTTGCATggtgtttgcttgttttaaatacattgtgCTATAATTATCCTTTTCTTTATTCGTTGTCAATTCTATGAAGCTGTACTTCCCTGACATAAACAATACTTTGTATATTATGTGTGATTAAATAATCAAGTATCATTTAAGGTTCATTATGTCAGCACTTACTGAGATCAGAGTTAACTCTGCTCTCTGGCCATGAGATCAGCTCACAGACATCTGATGATCTGctttccaaaaaaacatttttttagtcTTAGTTACTGATGTTTTATAGTTGAGaaatactgatttttttttttgtgtgtttatataataactgttctatttttaaagaaactatTGAATAAACCTTTATTATGACTACTGTGTAAAACTTATATTTTCTTTGACAAGACGATCTCATAACTGTGAAATCTTCTCTAGCTCTTTAATCTAATGAAGGCTgccatgtttgtctgtgttgctCAGAGTTGGACTGATTTCGATACGATTAACACTCTGCAACAATGGAACAAGTTGAATATTAGACTTATCCTTTCAGCTGAAGCAATACATAGTTAAACTCCAAAAAAGGCTATGAGTAATAACACCACAGCAATGACTGATTCTTAATTGTACTTTGCTAATGTGCTCATACAGGATGGAGAGATAGAAGTATCAGAATAAATATGAATCCGGTCCTAACATAAAGGACATTTACATGAGCTTATGATCTTTGCTACCGTATCATATAAACTACTGGAGGGATGCCAAATGCTGCAAGGCATGAAGACACATTTACTACTTTATTATCTAAGTGAACAAAGTCATTCATTAACTCTGTACTGAGTATCCTCATTTACTCTTGTCTTTTGTTCAGTCACAAAGTGTCGGCATGAGACAATGTGTCAATGTGTTATATGTGCTTTTAGAAATCTAATTGGTTGTTTGATTGCATAATAGTCTGTGCTAACGTGCATCTTTTGTGTATTTAGTGTGTTGCAATTACACTTAAAGTATTCAGATTGGCACTCTGATTACGGAACTAAAATTGTCCAGCTGCATGAGGTCATATCACTGTTTTCAAACAAGCGATTCGATCTAGAAATACAGGGAATCAGTCCAGCAAAACACTAATAGATCATGTCATCATTTGGTGGAAATATCACATCaattaatctgatttaaaatggGAATTGAGATTTTCACAAAGTGCTGCAGCAGACTGACCATGAAACAGAACAGTCATCATGACCTTCCTTTGCCTTGCACCGCAGATGGATTCTTGCAATATGTGGGATTAAATATCACATAATTAATCAATTTTGTCAGGCTTCAAATAATGCGTTTTTTGTCCGGTAAGCCAGAGCACTGACCAATCAGcttcctgtgaggagctacagGCAGctaggggcggggcttaggtgtgtgtgagacgacATCGAGGGCTCCTAAAGAGGTTAGCATAGATGCTACAGTAGCATCAGTTCCATCAGAACTTGAGAGTATATGTTCattgaaagaaaagcaaagaatgACACTGAAAGTTTTTTCTCCCAATAAAACATGTTCTCTCTTCTCCTGACTCTCTTCAGTAAGAGTTTGactgacagatggttcatccaatcacctgggTGTATCTTTGTGAAAGGGCCTGCCCTTTTCCCAACGGTTTCCAATGACAGCTTTCTAAGATTGGCGTCAATGAGCCCTTCCTACCATCTGGGATTAAAGTCCATGATTTTATAATAAACTATCATTCAGCCGTCCGTCTTCTGTGCTGAGATAACATACTGACTCCTGCAGGTATGAGATATTTTATGAATACGGTTAATATCTTCTATGCTTTAAAATTAAAGTTTACCTACATTTCAACTAAAACAAAGGAATAGAATggaaacaacttttaaaagCTCGGGAACTTTAAATAATGTGAACATAGTTTCTTTAAAGCCTTTTTAACAAAGTGCTgatgccatgttttttttttctggagaagAAAGACGGCAATCTACAAATCAGTGAAAAGAAGCTGACATATTTTATTCACTGTAAATTTGCCAATTGGTCTGACTTTGATGATTTAAAGTGTAAGCACAGACAACTTCACAAATTTTAATCTGTACGAACACGAAAGTGAAGGATGATCAGCAAGGGAGTGAAGAAAGCACCAAACCCGCTTGTACAAAATGATTGTTCCCGATAGAGACCTCAAAGAGTAACGTCATCAGCGTTTATCGTGTTTAAATTAATGAAGTATTACAGGCAGGCctgtaaaaaagacaatttgaAAAGGTAGATTGACAAATTGTACCAATTTCAGAGCTCCATGATGTTTAATCTGAAGGATGAACAATCCCCAAAACGTCGACCCTTGACCTtcagtgttttggttttccatcaCGCTGCTGTCCTGCTTCTGCTGATAAACTGCTGTAAAGGTAACTTACATCttcattcattttgtgattAAAGTTTAAAGGCTGCCTGTCAATCATGGTAAGGGTTAGTGTTGTCGCAGCTTGTTGTTGAATTACATTATAAAGCAGATGAGACTAAGTTTAGTTATAAAATACCATCATTTCTTCCTCAGGTCAGTCTCAGGTAATCAGCCCACGTCTGCCAATAGTAGCAGTAGCTGGTGATGACATCATTTTGCCATGTCACATCAAACCTGCCATGGATGTTGCTTTCACGACTGTGGAGTGGACGAGACCTGACCTGAAACCCAGATTTGTCCATGTGTGGCGTTCTGGTCAAGAACTTCTAGATGATCAGCATCCATTGTACAAGGGAAGAACTTCACTGTTCACCAACAAACTGAAGTCAGGAGACATTTCACTACAACTCTCCAAAGTGAAACAGTCTGATAAGGGAACATACAGGTGCTTTGTTCCCATGTTGAATAAAGACTCTACTGTTGAGCTTGTCTTTGGTAAGTGGGCATTTAATTTGTACATCTATTCATCCACAGAGAGGTTAACCCCACACTGTATCTCCTGAGAGGGGCCAGTAGTGAGTAGGGAAACATTGAGCGACCGTCTTCTTAGTTTTAGGCGATGCTGACTGTCACTTTCACTAGATTAAATGACAAATGTTGTGGTCAAGGCAGAGATGCTCACATGTCATCTCTTGCAAGTCCAACTTAAGTGTCTTATGGTTGTAACGAGCGTTCTGTCATCGGCTGCAAACCAGCCGGTCTCCTTAGAACACTGCAGAGCTATTTCCATGGAATTAAAAGCATGTAGGCAACTGTATCATCATCGATCCTTTATCTATAAGGATGAGCATTCAAAAATATCTGTTACATATTTTTCAACAACAATTATGTATACTCCGAGATTGGTCCTCACCTGTCTAATGGGCACTTGACTGACAAAAAGGGTAATAGATGCCCACAGTGGCAATTTTGCCCAACAGAATGGCACGTTTGCCAACCATAGTGGTACTTAGTCAACCAAAAGGGTATTTGAACTAACCAGTTGGGCCATTGGACTGACAAAAGGGGTACTTGGACAAACCAGAAGGTTGTTTGGATTGACCACAGGGGAAATTAGGCCAACCTCAGCAGCATTTGGGCGAACCAGAAGGATTCTTGTCCTGACAAAAAGGGTACTGTACTCGGGCCAAGCAGAAGGCATTGGGGCCGACTAGAGGGGTACTTTGGGAAACCACAGAGGTACCTGTATCACTCACAGGGGCATTTCAATCCAGCTGACCAGAGGAGCAATTGGGCAAACTGGGGTGATTAGACTGACAAGGTTGACACTTGGATTAACAACAGCGATACTTGGGACAACCATAGGGGCACCCGGAATGAACATAGGACATAGCCATTTTTGCATTTGGGCCAACTACGGGGAATTTGAGCTGAGCAGAATGGCACTTTGGTAAAAGAGACAAACTGAGGTGACCATAATGACATTTGGAGTGACCAGACGAGTACTTGGGGTGACGAAAGGGTCATCTTGGCCCACCAGAAGGATATTTAGTCCAACCAAAGGGGAAATTGGACCAACACAAGGGGCATTTGCGCAAACTTCTGGGTCAGGCTGTCATTGTTGAGCCTGTTGGCCATTACTTCAGGgtaaaacaataattattgAAATGTTGTATAAGTATGTAgatataatgattaaaaaaagttttcatcaacatttttttttactgcttagCTCAAACCGGCCAACATTCTTGTGCCAACTTTACATTCCAACAATTTTTTGAAATTTCTATTCTCCATTAGgttctgtctcctcacctgaaATAGACATTTACAAAGCCAGCAATGGATTTCTGTTAGAGTGTAAATGTAATGGCTGGTATCCAGAGCCTGAGGTGTTGTGGCTGGACGCTGAGGGaaacctcctctctgctggacctacagagacagtcagaggtCCTGATGACCTCTATactgtcagcagcagagtgactgTGGAGAAGAGACACAGCAACAGCTTCACCTGTAGAGTCCAACAGAAGAACACCAACCAgaccagagagacacacatcaGTCTATCAGGtagaatacatatttttgagTCATTGGTGTCATCAGTTTTTTAGTTACAGACAGTTGTAGGCTGTAACTAAGAGTCAGTCTAGTTATCTTAACACTGTTAacagtatgttttgtgttttctattttcagCTGATCTCTTTAAGGCCCAGTCTAGTTCTGCTATTCGCATTTCCATCTGCTTGGCTGTGTGCATCGTGGCTGTTGTTGCAGTTGTAGTTGCTCTGTGGAAATGGGGACGAAACAAAAGTAAGTTTGGAATTCATTGTTCTtcttttaaagccttttttttacatctcttgcatggttattttacatttattatgttaAGAGTGTCGGGCTAAAGAGGGATGAGAACCACTTGATGCGATCTGATCCTCTGTGTCATCCAGTGCAAATGTTGAACATACAAACTGTTGGTATTATACCGCTGATACCAAGGCCACACACATAATCATAGCACAAAGCTAGAAGAAAACAGTTCCTTTACATTCATGGTTTagtgatgattattatttgtaatGGTAGTCGTTAACACAGATTAAAGTAAATTGACTGGATTAATTCTCCCCTAAATAGTTTATGACTCCATTATCCTGCCATCTGAAGCAGAAGTATTTTAGTTGAGTTAGTTAGTTTTACTGCTATACTTCACATCACAGCACTTTTTCTGCTTAAAACGTAAAACAGGCTCTAACTTCAAACTTAACAAGCGTCTCTTGTATTTACATAGAAACCACGGACCCCAGCACAGAACTTCAGCTTCTGATGGAGggagatgaagacagacagaagccCAGGACcgaaagagagaaaattgtgTTTCTGGACAAGACCAAAGTAAAACTTGAAGAGGACTTACAGAACAATGAGGGAGAACTGCAACATGTACAACAGGTGATAACAACGCTGATGGACCAGAAGAAAGATCTGaagaaccagagagagaaactcACCTCACAACAGCAGGAGAACAAGACAAAGATAGAAGagtacaagaagaagaaaaccccaaaaacagacaaagacaacaaaatgaGGAAGCGTGAAATAACCCTACATAATctggagaagagggagaacGAACACAAGGAACTGTTACAGAACACAGAGAAACTACTGGAGTCAACAGAGGAGATGattaataaaatgacagaaaggaAAGGGAAACTAGAGAGAGATaaggaaaaactaaataaactcctgaaagagactgaaagagagagagaggagattgAGAAGAAACTTCAGTCCGAGCAGtctgagagagaagaggaaataaatcaTCCAATGATGACGGCATGAAcatttataatattgtatatgttCATTTTTGATCTCTAGTCATTCAGTAATTTACCTGGTTGCTGAATGAACTTGAAATTCAGTTTAAAGCTCCAAGTGTGTTCATTCTATAGAACTTTTATCTCACCATTGTGTTGCATggtgtttgcttgttttaaatacattgtgctataattataattatattataattatccTTTTCTTTATTCGTTGTCAATTCTATGAAGCTGTACTTCCCTGACATAAACAATACTTTGTATATTATGTGTGATTAAATAATCAAGTATCATTTAAGGTTCATTATGTCAGCACTTACTGAGATCAGAGTTAACTCTGCTCTCTGGCCATGAGATCAGCTCACAGACATCTGATGATCTGctttccaaaaaaacatttttttagtcTTAGTTACTGATGTTTTATAGTTGAGaaatactgattttttttttttttttgtgtgtttatataataactgttctatttttaaagaaactatTGAATAAACCTTTATTATGACTACTGTGTAAAACTTATATTTTCTTTGACAAGACGATCTCATAACTGTGAAATCTTCTCTAGCTCTTTAATCTAATGAAGGCTgccatgtttgtctgtgttgctCAGAGTTGGACTGATTTCGATACGATTAACACTCTGCAACAATGGAACAAGTTGAATATTAGACTTATCCTTTCAGCTGAAGCAATACATAGTTAAACTCCAAAAAAGGCTATGAGTAATAACACCACAGCAATGACTGATTCTTAATTGTACTTTGCTAATGTGCTCATACAGGATGGAGAGATAGAAGTATCAGAATAAATATGAATCCGGTCCTAACATAAAGGACATTTACATGAGCTTATGATCTTTGCTACCGTATCATATAAACTACTGGAGGGATGCCAAATGCTGCAAGGCATGAAGACACATTTACTACTTTATTATCTAAGTGAACAAAGTCATTCATTAACTCTGTACTGAGTATCCTCATTTACTCTTGTCTTTTGTTCAGTCACAAAGTGTCGGCATGAGACAATGTGTCAATGTGTTATATGTGCTTTTAGAAA includes these proteins:
- the LOC129093709 gene encoding butyrophilin subfamily 3 member A2-like; protein product: MMFNLKDEQSPKRRPLTFSVLVFHHAAVLLLLINCCKGQSQVISPRLPIVAVAGDDIILPCHIKPAMDVAFTTVEWTRPDLKPRFVHVWRSGQELLDDQHPLYKGRTSLFTNKLKSGDISLQLSKVKQSDKGTYRCFVPMLNKDSTVELVFGSVSSPEIDIYKASNGFLLECKCNGWYPEPEVLWLDAEGNLLSAGPTETVRGPDDLYTVSSRVTVEKRHSNSFTCRVQQKNTNQTRETHISLSADLFKAQSSSAIRISICLAVCIVAVVAVVVALWKWGRNKKTTDPSTELQLLMEGDEDRQKPRTEREKIVFLDKTKVKLEEDLQNNEGELQHVQQVITTLMDQKKDLKNQREKLTSQQQENKTKIEEYKKKKTPKTDKDNKMRKREITLHNLEKRENEHKELLQNTEKLLESTEEMINKMTERKGKLERDKEKLNKLLKETEREREEIEKKLQSEQSEREEEINHPMMTA
- the LOC129093694 gene encoding butyrophilin subfamily 3 member A2-like → MIHIQDRLLLEPQLSHFRALAMHRCVVLLLLVHCCGGQPQVIGQPIVAMVGDDIILPCYLETAVDATVLTVEWARPDLEPRFVLLRRDGVLIQHEDNPLYVGRKSLSTNKLKRGDISMTLSEVKLSDAGTYRCFVPESGTESFVELIVGSVSSPEIDIYKASNGFLLECKCNGWYPEPEVLWLDAEGNLLSAGPTETVRGPDDLYTVSSRVTVEKRHSNSFTCRVQQKNTNQTRETHISLSADLFKAQSSSAIRISICLAVCIVAVVAVVVALWKWGQNKKTTDPSTELQLLMEGDEDRQKPRTEREKIVFLDKTKVKLEEDLQNNEGELQHVQQVITTLMDQKKDLKNQREKLTSQQQENKTKIEEYKKKKTPKTDKDNKMRKREITLHNLEKRENEHKELLQNTEKLLESTEEMINKMTERKGKLERDKEKLNKLLKETEREREEIEKKLQSEQSEREEEINHPMMTA